The following proteins are co-located in the Silene latifolia isolate original U9 population chromosome 1, ASM4854445v1, whole genome shotgun sequence genome:
- the LOC141592427 gene encoding phospholipase A1-Ibeta2, chloroplastic-like, translated as MAQIGSTFQSHGLHVYQMNRVGFKCRSTLMNPAMSCFSASNQPMKSTTEKTRTHLSNLEKLLQIKEVAPQPVIKPIEPPPNTGQGTDNSGGRKLLEKLNLTGIWPEGIPGRAAEVAAEMSPNRLTRLQRLLSQPEYSPRNQLGARWREYHGSRDWAGLLDPLDENLRREMVRYGEFVQAAYQSFHADPGTTKEGINAWRDVKLPDKSYRVTKSLYATSSVGLPKWVDDVAPDLGWMTQRSSMIGYVAVCHDEREIARMGRRDIVIALRGTSTCLEWAENLRESLVPMQDNVDSKDQAKVECGFNSLFRTKGEHVPSLADSIVQEIERLISTYKGETLSISITGHSLGAALSLLAGNEINTRIPNAPQVAVFSFGGPRVGNRAFGDHINANNVKVLRIVNKHDLFTRVPGMFLNEETEQQLKSNPHVAGAIQWLDNMPWSYSHVGTELKVDTRTSPYLKPDADMACNHDLEAYLHLVDGFLSTNCPFRPNAKRSLLKLLSEQGANVKKLYRSKSKAKSLTLKVESGGIVSSALSLSRSSSILGSPSLQHE; from the coding sequence ATGGCACAAATCGGATCGACGTTTCAATCTCACGGGCTACATGTATACCAAATGAATCGAGTCGGGTTTAAGTGTCGGTCAACGCTAATGAACCCGGCCATGTCGTGTTTTTCAGCATCAAACCAACCCATGAAATCAACTACCGAGAAGACTAGGACCCACTTGTCCAACCTTGAGAAACTCTTGCAAATTAAAGAAGTTGCACCACAACCTGTTATTAAGCCTATTGAGCCGCCCCCGAACACCGGGCAGGGGACGGATAATAGTGGCGGAAGGAAGCTACTTGAGAAGCTGAATTTAACTGGGATATGGCCTGAGGGGATACCGGGTCGTGCAGCTGAAGTAGCTGCAGAGATGTCTCCAAATCGCTTGACCCGGCTCCAGAGGCTGCTGTCGCAGCCTGAGTACTCCCCCCGGAACCAGCTTGGGGCCCGGTGGAGGGAGTACCATGGGAGCCGGGATTGGGCTGGGTTACTTGATCCTCTCGACGAGAATCTTCGTCGAGAGATGGTTAGGTATGGGGAGTTTGTACAGGCTGCTTACCAATCCTTCCACGCGGACCCTGGTACAACAAAGGAAGGGATCAACGCGTGGAGGGACGTTAAGTTACCCGATAAATCATATCGGGTAACTAAAAGTCTGTACGCCACATCATCCGTTGGGTTACCTAAGTGGGTGGATGATGTGGCACCAGACCTTGGGTGGATGACCCAACGGTCTAGTATGATTGGATACGTGGCAGTTTGCCACGATGAAAGAGAAATTgcaagaatgggaagaagggatATTGTTATTGCCCTTCGAGGCACGTCAACGTGCCTCGAATGGGCAGAAAATCTCCGAGAGTCACTTGTCCCAATGCAAGACAACGTTGACTCAAAAGACCAAGCCAAAGTAGAATGTGGATTCAACAGCTTATTCCGAACCAAAGGCGAACACGTACCGAGCCTAGCCGATTCCATTGTACAAGAAATCGAAAGACTCATTTCAACCTACAAAGGCGAAACCCTAAGCATTTCAATCACAGGTCACAGCCTCGGAGCGGCCTTATCCCTACTAGCAGGCAACGAGATAAACACCCGCATACCAAACGCCCCTCAAGTCGCGGTCTTCTCATTCGGAGGTCCAAGAGTCGGGAACCGAGCCTTTGGCGATCATATCAACGCCAACAACGTAAAAGTTCTAAGAATAGTAAACAAACACGACCTATTCACAAGAGTCCCGGGTATGTTCCTTAACGAAGAGACGGAACAACAATTAAAAAGCAATCCGCACGTGGCGGGTGCAATACAATGGCTAGACAACATGCCATGGTCATACTCACACGTCGGAACAGAATTAAAAGTCGATACGAGAACGTCACCTTATTTAAAACCGGACGCGGACATGGCATGTAACCATGACTTGGAGGCGTACCTACATTTGGTTGACGGGTTTTTATCGACGAATTGTCCGTTTCGACCGAATGCTAAACGGAGTTTACTAAAGTTGTTGAGTGAACAAGGTGCGAACGTTAAGAAATTGTATAGGAGTAAAAGTAAGGCAAAATCGTTGACACTTAAGGTTGAAAGTGGTGGAATTGTGTCCTCGGCGTTGTCCTTGTCTAGGTCTAGTTCTATACTTGGTAGTCCTTCTTTACAACATGAATAA
- the LOC141592651 gene encoding large ribosomal subunit protein bL19c, with amino-acid sequence MASKLLPQGFVLVTCGNNVAPQFPPIKKQLGFELNSFRRLSLSNHKVSSIFSVASRSSGVVRCEGGGSDGGAEVVEEVPEDSTSEAVEAVAWKPRVKLGDVMGILNKKAVDSAEEQRVIPDIRTGDIIQIKLAIPENKRRLSVYKGIVISRQNAGIHTTIRVRRIIAGVGVEIVFPLYSPNIKEIKVVAHRKVRKARLYYLRDKLPRLSTFK; translated from the exons ATGGCTTCCAAACTTCTCCCTCAG GGATTTGTGTTGGTAACTTGTGGTAATAATGTGGCACCACAATTTCCCCCAATTAAGAAGCAGTTAGGGTTTGAATTGAACTCGTTTCGACGATTATCGCTTTCTAATCATAAGGTTTCCTCGATTTTCTCGGTTGCGTCGAGGAGTTCCGGTGTTGTGCGGTGTGAGGGTGGTGGTAGTGATGGTGGTGCTGAGGTGGTTGAGGAAGTGCCGGAGGATTCGACTTCTGAAGCAGTCGAAGCCGTGGCGTGGAAGCCTAGGGTTAAGCTTGGCGATGTTATGGGG ATACTGAACAAGAAAGCAGTTGATTCAGCAGAAGAGCAGCGGGTTATACCAGATATAAGGACTGGAGACATTATTCAAATCAAACTGGCAA TTCCAGAAAATAAACGAAGGTTATCAGTTTACAAAGGGATTGTAATATCAAGGCAGAATGCAGGCATTCATACTACTATTCGGGTTCGTAGGATCATTGCTGGTGTTGGGGTTGAGATTGTGTTTCCACT GTATTCACCAAACATCAAGGAGATTAAAGTAGTTGCACACAGGAAGGTCAGGAAGGCAAGGTTGTACTACCTGAGAGACAAACTTCCCAGGTTGTCAACTTTCAAGTGA